TAAATGGCTTCTAAGAAGTTGGGTGCAGATTTTCATGGGACTTTCAGTTACCTTGATGATGTCCCATTTAAGATAGGAGACAAATTCAAAACACCAGCTAAAGTTGGTCTACCTATTGGCTTCTCCTTGCCTGATTGTTTGCAGGTTGTCAGAGAAGTACAGTATGACTTCTCTTTGGAAAAGAAAACCATTGAGTGGGCTGAAGAGATTAAGAAAATCGAAGAAGCCCAGCGGGAAGCAGAGTGCAAAATTGCGGAAGCAGAAGCTAAAGTGAATTCCAAGAGTGGCCCAGAGGGCGATAGCAAAATGAGCTTCTCCAAGACTCACAGTACAGCCACAATGCCACCTCCTATTAACCCCATCCTCGCCAGCTTGCAGCACAACAGCATCCTCACACCAACTCGGGTCAGCAGTAGTGCCACAAAACAGAAAGTTCTCAGCCCACCTCACATAAAGGCGGATTTCAATCTTGCTGACTTTGAGTGTGAAGAAGACCCATTTGATAATCTGGAGTTAAAAACTATTGATGAGAAGGAAGAGCTGAGAAATATTCTGGTAGGAACCACTGGACCCATTATGGCTCAGTTATTGGACAATAACTTGCCCAGGGGAGGCTCTGGGTCCGTGTTACAGGATGAGGAGGTCCTGGCATCCTTGGAACGGGCAACCCTAGATTTCAAGCCTCTTCATAAACCCAATGGCTTTATAACCTTACCACAGTTGGGCAACTGTGAAAAGATGtcactgtcttccaaagtgtccCTCCCCCCTATACCTGCAGTAAGCAATATCAAATCCCTGTCTTTCCCCAAACTTGACTCTGATGACAGCAATCAGAAGACAGCCAAGCTGGCGAGCACTTTCCATAGCACATCCTGCCTCCGCAATGGCACGTTCCAGAATTCCCTAAAGCCTTCCACCCAAAGCAGTGCCAGTGAGCTCAATGGGCATCACACTCTTGGGCTTTCAGCTTTGAACTTGGACAGTGGCACAGAGATGCCAGCCCTGACATCCTCCCAGATGCCTTCCCTCTCTGTTTTGTCTGTGTGCACAGACGAATCATCACCTCCAAATACTGGTCCCACGGTCACCCCTGCTAATTTCTCAGTGTCACAAGTGCCCAACATGCCCAGCTGTCCCCAGGCCTACTCTGAACTGCAGATGCTGTCCCCCAGTGAGCGGCAGTGTGTGGAGACGGTGGTCAACATGGGCTACTCGTATGAGTGTGTCCTCAGAGCcatgaagaagaaaggagagaatattGAGCAGATTCTTGACTATCTCTTTGCACATGGACAGCTGTGTGAGAAGGGCTTCGACCCTCTTTTAGTGGAAGAGGCTCTGGAAATGCACCAGTGTTCAGAAGAAAAGATGATGGAG
Above is a genomic segment from Macaca thibetana thibetana isolate TM-01 chromosome 3, ASM2454274v1, whole genome shotgun sequence containing:
- the LOC126949983 gene encoding ubiquitin-associated protein 1-like, whose protein sequence is MASKKLGADFHGTFSYLDDVPFKIGDKFKTPAKVGLPIGFSLPDCLQVVREVQYDFSLEKKTIEWAEEIKKIEEAQREAECKIAEAEAKVNSKSGPEGDSKMSFSKTHSTATMPPPINPILASLQHNSILTPTRVSSSATKQKVLSPPHIKADFNLADFECEEDPFDNLELKTIDEKEELRNILVGTTGPIMAQLLDNNLPRGGSGSVLQDEEVLASLERATLDFKPLHKPNGFITLPQLGNCEKMSLSSKVSLPPIPAVSNIKSLSFPKLDSDDSNQKTAKLASTFHSTSCLRNGTFQNSLKPSTQSSASELNGHHTLGLSALNLDSGTEMPALTSSQMPSLSVLSVCTDESSPPNTGPTVTPANFSVSQVPNMPSCPQAYSELQMLSPSERQCVETVVNMGYSYECVLRAMKKKGENIEQILDYLFAHGQLCEKGFDPLLVEEALEMHQCSEEKMMEFLQLMSKFKEMGFELKDIKEVLLLHNNDQDNALEDLMARAGAS